The following nucleotide sequence is from Acinetobacter equi.
AAGCATCTCCTCGTACATTGAGTAAGTATTGGAAACCAGGTGAGGGGTATACGGGGATATGAAAATTAAGCTATTAATGATTGTTTTCTTAATGTTCTCAGGCTTCATGGCCTATATTTTCGAAGCTTATTCAAAAGGTTTTGTGATATATGCCCCTTATGGAGAGTATGTCTATATGAAGGATATACAAGGTTCTATCAGCGATGGGGGAATGGCAATTGGTTCTTTTGGAATAATTTGTCTTATAATTAGTAGTATTTTAATTTTTATTAAAAATACTAAATATATATTACGAATAGGCTTTTCTGTTTTCTTATTTTTTCTTTTGGCTTTAATGATGATAGAAGGAGATTCCATTGATCAACTAATCATAAATACGATTAAATATGATCATAATATTTACTTAATTTTATGGTGTATTTCTCTTACATTATATACATTTCTTCTAACAATTTTTTATATAAAAAATAAATAACCCTATTAAAAACAAAGAGCCTGTAAATTATTGATGAGATTACGATTCACACACTGTATCGATACGTTTTCAAACCTCTAAATGGGGTGGTTATTTTGACCATCCCCCTATACCTATATCTAAATGATTGAGCTACTGGGGAGTAATTTCTATTTAGAATCCCTCAGCGTGCATCGAACCAACGACACAAGATTCGGAAAGTAAGAGTTAAAAGGGCAATTTAAGGATATAACAGGGGTGGATTTGAAAATGAGGATACAAATGAGGATACGTTTTAATGTGTTTGTTTGTAAAGTTTATATAAAACAGTAATTTATATATTGGATTCGCTCTCCGCTGAGCGCACCACTTATATGTTTTAATATGTTTCGAAATAACCGCAAACCCTTATAAATAAAGTATTATAGCCTTTCTTGAAATTCCTTTTGTTTCTTAATGTACCGCACTGAACCGCTGTTTTAGCAGTACTTTTAGCAGTACATTAAAATTTAACTATAAAATGTACTGCTAAAATGGCTAGAACTGTAGTAAGTCTTAATGACTCAAAAATAAAATCAGCAATTGCTAAACATAAAAAATCACCTGAAACAGCTGTTCGTCTTTCTGATGGCGGTGGATTATTTTTATTACTAGATAAAAAAGGTGGTACATACTGGCGTTTTGATTATTTCAAACCAATAACAAAAAAACGTACAACAATTGGTCTTGGTGTCTATCCAGAATTATCTTTAGCAGAGGCGAGAAGACTTAGAGATGAATATCGTGAACTTCTTGTTCAGGGCATTGATCCAGCCACACATAAGAATCATTTAGAAGAGCAAGCACGTTTTGCACTTAAAAATACATTTGAAGCTGTTGCAAAAGAATTTATGCAAACAGAAGTTGTTGCTGAATCTACTCGGCATAGAAATGAATTTATCTACCAGTATTTATTTGATGCAATCGGTAAAAAACCAATTCATGAAATTACAGCTCGACAATTACTAGATGTTTGTCAGATTTACGAGAAGCAAGGTAAATCAGAAACTGCTCGCCGTATGAGATCGAAAGCAGGGCAGGTATTTAAATATGGTCTAGTTCTTGGTTTGTGTGACCGAAATGTCGCTTTAGATATTAAAGGCTTATTAAAACCACATAAAAAGTCACATCATGCTGCAGTAACTAATCCTAAATTACTCGGTGAACTATTAGCTGCTATAGACAACTATACAAAACGCGGTTCAGTGGTTATGTGTTATGCATTAAGAATATTGCCTCATGTATTTGTTCGACCAGGTGAGCTTAGACATGCGAAATGGTCTGATGTTAATTTAGAAAATAGAACATGGGCTTATACACCATCTAAAACTGAAAATGCCTTAGGCACTGAATTAATTGTTCCATTATCAACTCAAGTTGTTGAGCTATTTAAAGAGCTTCGTGTTATTACTGGCCACAATGATTATTGTTTTGCAAACTATTGGGGTAAAACTAAATTGCTTTCTGATAGTTCTATAAATAAAGCATTAAAAAATTTAGGTTGGGAAAATGGTGAAACGACTGGTCATGGCTTTCGAGCAACTGCACGTACTTTGCTAGATGAAGTACTTAAATTCCCAATTGAGCGTATTGAACAGCAATTAGGACATCAGGTTCGAGATATGCATGGTCGTGCATACAATAGAACAAAATATTTAGAAGAACGTATGGTAATGATGCAAGCATGGTCTGATTACTTGGACTCATTAAAAGAAAAAGCCCTTAATTCATAAGGGCTTTAATTTGTTCAGCGTATGCTTTGGCTAGATGATCGGGCAGTTTAACTCTTGCTGAGCGACCTACCTCAATTTTTTCCAATTCTCCACGGTTAAACATTCGATAAACCGTAGTTCTACCAATGTTTAGTAACTTACAAGTTTGAGCAATTGTTAGTACCATATCAACAAACCTCCTTTAAACGTTCCACCACACTTTTATCTAAAGTCACTTGTTCAACGACCTCACCACAATCAGGGCATTTCATATTTTTAGAATCATTAGTCCAAGAGCTACAAGAACAAATATATTTAAAACTTTCTGTATTTTGATTTTTAGAATTATTCATATTGTTAATCGCCTTTATATCTTGCACTTGAGTAAATTGGACTATGTTGAATTGGTTGGGTAGGAGCCGTATCAGCTCTATATTCAGGATCATCAATCGGAAGTCCCTTTGTGATTCTCCATGTTTTATATATCGCCTTCATGAAAGTATCTCGATACATGAGACGCTCATTTTTAGAGAAATCACCACTGAGGGTGTAAGATTTCAGAAGGGACTCAAATTCATATTGGTCATGTGTAATATGGTTAAAACTTACGAGTGATATAGGGGTAATGATTTCACCAGTATCAAGGGCTGTATAAATACCATTTGTTCTAATGACTTCAATTTTGGAACCATCGTTTAATTTAGCTAGATATGTCGTCATGATTATCACCATCCCATCTGATCACGTTTGGCTTTAATGCTTGCCTGTATTTGTTGCTCGTAAGGCGTACCTTTAAAAGTATTCCAAATCGTGATGAGTACATTTTTGTTGTTCGCATTTTGAATATCTCTAAATGCTTGCTGGGTGTTTAGTGGAGGGGCATTTGTTTTTTGATTATTGGTCGGTTGGTTGTTCGCTTTAGTTTGATTATGAAATTCATCTGAATCAGGGTCTTTAGAATCATCAATCAGGAATAAGCCATTTAGTGCATATTTACGAGCGTAAGAGCTGGATGCACCAAATGTTTGAGCAATATCCATTCCTTTCTTATTTACTTCAACACCAGCTTCTGCTTGAACAATCGTCTCATTTCCTTTGCTGTCGGTAAATTTAGCAATGGCTGTAATTACAGGAATACCGCA
It contains:
- a CDS encoding ERF family protein, with amino-acid sequence MNAQVHTTQITMTHDLVSIQQELKAPKDKFNSFGKYHYRSCESILEAVKPLLKKYNCSLVLLDESKELCGIPVITAIAKFTDSKGNETIVQAEAGVEVNKKGMDIAQTFGASSSYARKYALNGLFLIDDSKDPDSDEFHNQTKANNQPTNNQKTNAPPLNTQQAFRDIQNANNKNVLITIWNTFKGTPYEQQIQASIKAKRDQMGW
- a CDS encoding helix-turn-helix domain-containing protein, which translates into the protein MVLTIAQTCKLLNIGRTTVYRMFNRGELEKIEVGRSARVKLPDHLAKAYAEQIKALMN
- a CDS encoding tyrosine-type recombinase/integrase, which gives rise to MARTVVSLNDSKIKSAIAKHKKSPETAVRLSDGGGLFLLLDKKGGTYWRFDYFKPITKKRTTIGLGVYPELSLAEARRLRDEYRELLVQGIDPATHKNHLEEQARFALKNTFEAVAKEFMQTEVVAESTRHRNEFIYQYLFDAIGKKPIHEITARQLLDVCQIYEKQGKSETARRMRSKAGQVFKYGLVLGLCDRNVALDIKGLLKPHKKSHHAAVTNPKLLGELLAAIDNYTKRGSVVMCYALRILPHVFVRPGELRHAKWSDVNLENRTWAYTPSKTENALGTELIVPLSTQVVELFKELRVITGHNDYCFANYWGKTKLLSDSSINKALKNLGWENGETTGHGFRATARTLLDEVLKFPIERIEQQLGHQVRDMHGRAYNRTKYLEERMVMMQAWSDYLDSLKEKALNS